One genomic window of Glycine soja cultivar W05 chromosome 9, ASM419377v2, whole genome shotgun sequence includes the following:
- the LOC114425594 gene encoding glutamic acid-rich protein isoform X2 encodes MGGKGKRRREKNYRAAHGGYTGLPPPPDASKHDALPSKLRQIISFTQNPTGAIGFSNDKKNVGGHAQNTALKDTGDVETVDVKQGISNGQLKAPQLLDRSEEKRMESGGVDKKKKKRKRKEVKDLRFEMEVDKTSSQLKRKERKKKYFEAKKKKHKKSNEEKMDFPGQEKIKFGDIVQAPPKLAVPPKAFKNASQERLRLQAIEEYRSRKGWASRPGSHLPPPATTLDP; translated from the exons ATGGgaggaaagggaaaaagaagaagagagaaaaactaCAGGGCTGCTCATGGTGGCTACACTGGCCTCCCTCCTCCACCTGATGCTTCTAAACATGACGCTTTGCCCTCCAAACTTCGTCAAATCATCTCTTTCACACAAAACCCAACTG GGGCGATTGGGTTTTCAAATGACAAGAAAAACGTTGGTGGGCATGCCCAAAAT ACTGCCTTAAAGGACACAGGTGATGTTGAAACTGTAGATGTCAAACAGGGGATCTCTAATGGACAATTGAAGGCACCTCAACTTCTGGATAGGAGTGAAGAAAAGCGTATGGAAAGTGGTGGtgttgacaagaaaaagaaaaaaagaaagaggaaggAGGTTAAAGATCTCAGGTTTGAAATGGAAGTGGATAAAACAAGCTCCCAGTTAAAAAGAAAGGAACGTAAGAAAAA GTATTtcgaagcaaaaaagaagaagcacaAAAAATCcaatgaagaaaaaatggaCTTCCCtggacaagaaaaaataaaatttggagatATTGTACAAGCCCCACCAAAGTTAGCTGTTCCTCCTAAG GCATTCAAGAATGCTTCTCAAGAGAGACTTAGACTCCAGGCTATAGAGGAATACAGGAGTCGCAAAGGATGGGCGTCAAGGCCAGGAAGTCACCTTCCACCTCCTGCGACTACTTTGGACCCTTAA
- the LOC114425594 gene encoding glutamic acid-rich protein isoform X1, producing the protein MGGKGKRRREKNYRAAHGGYTGLPPPPDASKHDALPSKLRQIISFTQNPTGAIGFSNDKKNVGGHAQNKTALKDTGDVETVDVKQGISNGQLKAPQLLDRSEEKRMESGGVDKKKKKRKRKEVKDLRFEMEVDKTSSQLKRKERKKKYFEAKKKKHKKSNEEKMDFPGQEKIKFGDIVQAPPKLAVPPKAFKNASQERLRLQAIEEYRSRKGWASRPGSHLPPPATTLDP; encoded by the exons ATGGgaggaaagggaaaaagaagaagagagaaaaactaCAGGGCTGCTCATGGTGGCTACACTGGCCTCCCTCCTCCACCTGATGCTTCTAAACATGACGCTTTGCCCTCCAAACTTCGTCAAATCATCTCTTTCACACAAAACCCAACTG GGGCGATTGGGTTTTCAAATGACAAGAAAAACGTTGGTGGGCATGCCCAAAAT AAGACTGCCTTAAAGGACACAGGTGATGTTGAAACTGTAGATGTCAAACAGGGGATCTCTAATGGACAATTGAAGGCACCTCAACTTCTGGATAGGAGTGAAGAAAAGCGTATGGAAAGTGGTGGtgttgacaagaaaaagaaaaaaagaaagaggaaggAGGTTAAAGATCTCAGGTTTGAAATGGAAGTGGATAAAACAAGCTCCCAGTTAAAAAGAAAGGAACGTAAGAAAAA GTATTtcgaagcaaaaaagaagaagcacaAAAAATCcaatgaagaaaaaatggaCTTCCCtggacaagaaaaaataaaatttggagatATTGTACAAGCCCCACCAAAGTTAGCTGTTCCTCCTAAG GCATTCAAGAATGCTTCTCAAGAGAGACTTAGACTCCAGGCTATAGAGGAATACAGGAGTCGCAAAGGATGGGCGTCAAGGCCAGGAAGTCACCTTCCACCTCCTGCGACTACTTTGGACCCTTAA
- the LOC114367093 gene encoding geraniol 8-hydroxylase-like, producing the protein MAEVLRNPDKLVKSRKELSQTVGKYVTVVKETLRLHPPGPLLVPHKCDEMVSISSFNVPKNAQILVNVWAMGRDPTIWENPTIFMPERFLKCEVDFKGHDFELIPYGAGKRICPGLPLAHRTMHLIVASLVHNFEWKLADGLMPEHISMKDQFGLTLKKVQPLRVQPIPIKHD; encoded by the coding sequence ATGGCAGAGGTGCTACGCAACCCAGATAAATTGGTAAAATCAAGAAAAGAGTTATCTCAAACAGTTGGAAAATATGTAACAGTGGTGAAGGAAACTCTTCGCTTGCATCCGCCAGGTCCACTTTTAGTACCCCATAAGTGTGATGAAATGGTAAGCATATCTAGCTTCAATGTGCCTAAAAATGCACAAATCTTGGTCAATGTGTGGGCCATGGGAAGAGATCCAACCATTTGGGAGAATCCAACAATTTTTATGCCTGAAAGATTTTTGAAGTGTGAGGTTGATTTTAAAGGTCATGATTTTGAGCTCATACCCTATGGGGCAGGCAAAAGGATATGCCCTGGATTGCCATTAGCTCACAGGACAATGCATCTAATAGTAGCATCCCTTGTACACAACTTTGAATGGAAGCTAGCTGATGGGTTAATGCCAGAACACATAAGCATGAAGGACCAATTCGGGTTAACCTTGAAGAAGGTCCAACCTCTTCGAGTTCAACCTATTCCAATCAAGCACGACTAA